One Amaranthus tricolor cultivar Red isolate AtriRed21 chromosome 1, ASM2621246v1, whole genome shotgun sequence DNA window includes the following coding sequences:
- the LOC130815094 gene encoding homeobox-DDT domain protein RLT2 isoform X3: MMEGGNSDGEKKPPESGGDGGGGGGGTGGSGEPKTKRKMKTPSQLEALEKTYQIASYPSEALRAELSAQLGLSDRQLQMWFCHRRLKDRKPQSSSGGGGGGSSGKRSRKGELLPSVTATVTVAASGTPPLPPPPVVPKDDMLGSELGIEHGSGSGSGSSPYGHMDPRRAYVGRPGVAVPRISGHGRYYEAPQSVSELRAIAFVEAQLGEPLREDGPALGMEFDPLPPGAFGAPIASLAPQKTAGRTYEVSVYELSDAKSTKQGPSRALHEYQFLPEQPTVRSESYERVSQSLYYGSPSDGPGTKTPPLSSGRSNMHGYDEVPVAYGVQNQLPSLNLMSHQGNVSNHMSSTSGDYEAMTRKSPYVNVGMESSLSTHPISGMASALVPSERRATQEEDAGRLERKRKSEEARIAKEIEAHEKKMRKELERQDILRRKREEQMRKEMERQDRERRKEEERLLREKQREEERYQREQRREMERREKFLLKESIRAEKMKQKEEVRREREAARQKAANDRAVAKRLAKESTELIEDERLELMEIAASRKSLTSILSLDSETLQNLDSFRDMLRRFPPTSVQLKKPFATRPWLGSEENVGNLLMVWRFLITFTDVLGLWPFTLDEFMQAFHDYDPRLLGEIHVALLRTVIKDIEDVARTPSIGLGVNLNSVANPVGGHPQIVEGAYAWGFDIRSWQCNLSPLTWPEVLRQFALAAGFGPKLKKRNVEQGFSREENEGNDGIDVVSNLRNGAAVEKAVAIMRERGYSNPRRSRHRLTPGTVKFAAFHVLSLEGSDGLNILEVADRIQKSGLRDLTTSKTPEASIAAALSRDTKLFERTAPSTYCVRSPYRKDPVDAEAILSSAREKIRVFKIGFADEVEADVDGMGADDVEAYEVEKDDESESDTAEDPEIDDLTAELTPNKEANLSYDMNSCVPRIGSDNGSDLHSRVDKTSNGLVNAGDVLSSAHLESFKEMDNNGCFVEESIDVGGICQEANNTDHEDTDVDESCPGEPWVQGLMEGEYSNLSVEERLNALVALIDVATEGNTVRVALEERLEAATALKKQMWAEAQLDKRRLKEEFLMKTPYATFVPNKSESNMMASAADTGHSPMLSFDKSNNETMMQQKSFFDAHIDNNLNAASSEKNSTTLNFVLGSDNVASQQSVYAAERCRAQLKSYIGHKAEEMYVYRSLPLGQDRRRNRYWQFIASASCNDPGAGRLFVELHNGGWRLIDSEEGFDALLASLDVRGVRECHLHALLRKVELLYKESVRRKGFDTTIDKQNGFSVKAEASEVPFNRESSGGVDSPSSTICASNSEMSEPSSSFKIESGRNSVETKNSLRRYKSFEDWMWKECFFSSALCSAKFGKKRCTELISRCDSCRDLYFFEDNHCSSCHKTYTAYDKSFNFSEHVVQCEGIKGSLQSLEYPPPRIRLLKALLAQVEVSVPSEALQPFWSDDYRKSWGMKLYMSSSAEDLLQVLTLLEGAIKRDFLSSHFETTGELLASGNVDGYIVNDVSTFGSITMLPWIPQTTSAVALRLMELDSAISYLPDQKEKDSEPRHFLKLHSKYTVVRNVPEDELAAVDQQEDAWNDRGSDLGLVSIRGSNGRGGRGRTRGGKSQRRVVGSRVGEPSSRSVASNERLGDGLGGWKGRSSRGKGGRKRGRRSVRKRQKSVKKVAPAATASVGVRSLPEPIIFDKSPPGFSGRDEWNGEDSRQMMADEVDVNDDSNSERSDYVDDEHGQASGDEYDDMAIDDYAAVYNGRPTTHSHYNDGDEEDDDNDNDEVGDDDDGDEVADDVDEDDMDVDGGEYEQGDLDVGGYLNADSDDEIVGNGDDDQDDTSESASTEYSSDE; this comes from the exons ATGATGGAAGGTGGAAATTCTGATGGGGAAAAGAAACCTCCTGAAAgtggtggtgatggtggtggaggtggaggtggtACTGGTGGGAGTGGGGAGCCTAAAACTAAGAGAAAGATGAAAACCCCTTCTCAACTTGAAGCTCTTGAGAAAACTTATCAGA tTGCATCATACCCTTCAGAAGCTTTAAGGGCAGAACTTTCAGCTCAATTAGGGTTATCTGATCGGCAATTACAGATGTGGTTTTGCCATAGGAGGTTGAAGGATAGGAAACCACAATCATCATCAGGAGGAGGAGGTGGAGGAAGTTCAGGAAAGAGGTCAAGGAAGGGGGAGCTTTTACCGTCTGTTACCGCCACAGTTACGGTTGCTGCATCCGGAACTCCTCCACTTCCACCCCCTCCTGTGGTGCCCAAGGATGATATGCTGGGTAGTGAGTTGGGGATTGAGCATGGTTCCGGGTCTGGATCAGGGTCCAGCCCTTATGGCCATATGGACCCACGTCGTGCTTACGTGGGCCGACCTGGTGTTGCTGTGCCTAGAATTAGTGGGCATGGGAGGTACTATGAGGCTCCTCAATCAGTATCTGAACTAAGGGCCATTGCATTTGTTGAAGCACAGCTTGGGGAGCCACTTAGGGAGGATGGCCCTGCACTTGGGATGGAGTTTGATCCTTTGCCTCCTGGTGCTTTTGGTGCTCCCATTG CATCGCTGGCACCACAAAAAACAGCAGGAAGAACGTATGAGGTTTCTGTGTACGAACTTTCTGATGCTAAATCTACCAAG CAGGGTCCTAGTAGAGCATTACATGAGTATCAGTTTCTTCCTGAGCAGCCAACTGTAAGAAGTGAGTCTTATGAAAGAGTTTCGCAATCTCTCTACTATGGTTCACCTTCTGATGGTCCTGGAACCAAGACGCCTCCTTTATCGAGTGGTCGCTCAAATATGCATGGTTATGACGAAGTGCCTGTGGCGTATGGTGTCCAAAATCAGCTTCCTAGTTTGAACCTGATGTCTCATCAGGGAAATGTGAGTAATCATATGTCGTCTACTTCAGGGGACTATGAAGCCATGACGAGAAAATCTCCCTATGTGAATGTGGGCATGGAATCATCATTAAGTACACATCCAATCTCAGGAATGGCTAGTGCACTTGTGCCATCTGAGAGGCGTGCCACCCAAGAAGAGGACGCTGGAAGACTGGAGAGGAAGCGCAAG AGTGAAGAAGCAAGAATAGCCAAAGAAATTGAAGCTCATGAGAAAAAAATGCGGAAAGAGTTAGAGAGGCAAGATATTCTGAGGAGGAAG AGAGAAGAACAAATGAGAAAGGAAATGGAGCGCCAAGATCGGGAGCGAAGGAAAGAGGAGGAGAGGTTATTGCGTGAAAAGCAGCGGGAAGAGGAACGATATCAGCGGGAGCAAAGACGTGAGATGGAACGTAGGGAGAAATTTTTGTTGAAAGAGTCTATCAGA GCTGAGAAAATGAAGCAAAAGGAAGAAGTACGGAGAGAGAGAGAAGCAGCTAGACAGAAAGCTGCTAATGATCGAGCTGTTGCCAAAAGACTTGCCAAAGAATCGACAGAGCTTATCGAAGATGAGAGATTGGAGCTAATGGAGATAGCTGCATCAAGAAAAAGTTTGACATCCATCTTGTCACTTGACAGTGAAACTTTGCAAAATCTTGATTCTTTTAGAG ATATGCTTCGGCGGTTCCCTCCAACGTCTGTGCAGCTGAAGAAGCCGTTTGCAACACGACCATGGTTGGGTTCTGAAGAAAATGTGGGAAATCTTTTAATG GTTTGGAGATTTCTGATTACATTTACCGATGTTCTTGGATTGTGGCCGTTCACTCTTGATGAGTTTATGCAAGCTTTTCATGATTAT GATCCTCGGTTATTGGGAGAAATTCATGTAGCTCTTCTGAGAACTGTCATCAAGGATATCGAAGATGTTGCTAGAACACCTTCTATTGGACTGGGTGTAAACCTAAACAGTGTGGCTAATCCTGTTGGTGGACATCCTCAGATAGTTGAAGGC GCGTATGCATGGGGTTTTGATATACGCAGCTGGCAGTGCAACTTAAGCCCATTGACATGGCCAGAAGTTCTACGACAGTTTGCTCTAGCTGCAGGTTTCGGGCCAAAACTGAAAAAAAGAAATGTTGAGCAAGGATTTTCTCGGGAGGAGAATGAG GGAAATGACGGTATTGATGTTGTATCTAATTTACGTAATGGCGCAGCAGTTGAAAAGGCTGTTGCTATTATGCGAGAGAGGGGTTACTCTAATCCACGCAGGTCAAGGCACAGACTGACCCCTGGCACGGTCAAATTCGCCGCTTTTCATGTTTTGTCTCTTGAGGGAAGCGATGGTTTAAATATATTGGAAGTTGCTGATAGGATACAG AAATCCGGCCTTCGTGACCTAACCACAAGCAAGACTCCTGAAGCATCAATTGCTGCAGCTTTATCTAGAGACACAAAGCTTTTCGAAAGGACTGCGCCTTCAACATATTGTGTGCGTTCACCCTACAGGAAGGATCCTGTTGATGCAGAAGCCATTCTATCTTCTGCCAGGGAAAAGATTCGGGTATTTAAAATTGGGTTTGCTGATGAAGTTGAGGCAGATGTTGATGGGATGGGGGCTGATGATGTTGAAGCTTATGAGGTTGAGAAAGATGATGAATCAGAAAGTGATACAGCTGAAGATCCCGAGATCGATGATTTGACCGCTGAGCTAACACCAAACAAAGAAGCAAATCTTTCTTATGACATGAatagttgtgtgccaagaattGGGTCAGACAATGGAAGCGATTTACATTCCCGTGTTGATAAAACTTCCAATGGACTTGTAAATGCTGGTGATGTTTTGTCTTCAGCTCATTTGGAAAGCTTTAAGGAGATGGACAACAATGGATGTTTTGTAGAGGAATCCATTGATGTTGGAGGAATTTGCCAAGAGGCGAATAATACTGATCATGAAGACACTGATGTAGATGAAAGTTGTCCCGGTGAACCTTGGGTTCAGGGACTTATGGAAGGGGAATACTCAAATCTAAGCGTCGAAGAGCGCCTTAATGCTCTAGTTGCCCTTATTGATGTGGCTACTGAGGGTAACACAGTTAGAGTTGCTCTAGAG GAGCGTTTGGAAGCAGCAACTGCGCTAAAAAAGCAAATGTGGGCTGAAGCTCAACTGGACAAGCGCCGGTTGAAAGAGGAGTTTCTGATGAAGACGCCTTACGCAACATTTGTCCCtaacaaatcagaatcaaacaTGATGGCATCTGCAGCTGATACTGGGCATAGTCCAATGCTTTCATTTGATAAAAGTAATAATGAAACAATGATGCAGCAAAAGTCCTTCTTTGATGCTCATATTGACAATAATTTAAATGCAGCTTCCTCGGAGAAGAATTCAACAACGCTGAATTTTGTTTTGGGTTCAGACAATGTTGCTTCGCAGCAGTCTGTATATGCTGCGGAGCGGTGTCGTGCTCAATTGAAGTCCTATATTGGACATAAAGCTGAGGAAATGTATGTTTATAGGTCATTGCCTCTTGGTCAAGATCGCCGAAGAAACAGATACTGGCAATTTATTGCATCCGCTTCTTGTAACGATCCTGGTGCTGGCAGGTTATTTGTGGAATTGCATAATGGTGGCTGGAGGCTAATTGATTCTGAAGAG GGTTTTGACGCTCTCTTGGCTTCGCTGGATGTACGTGGGGTGAGGGAATGTCATTTGCATGCATTGTTGCGGAAAGTTGAACTTCTTTATAAGGAGTCTGTTAGAAGGAAAGGATTCGATACTACCATCGATAAACAGAACGGGTTTTCCGTCAAAGCTGAAGCTTCTGAAGTACCATTTAATCGTGAAAGCAGTGGTGGTGTAGATAGCCCTAGTAGTACTATCTGTGCTTCAAACTCTGAGATGTCCGAACCTTCATCATCTTTTAAGATAGAGAGTGGCAGAAACAGTGTTGAAACAAAGAATTCCTTGAGAAGGTACAAAAGTTTTGAAGATTGGATGTGGAAGGAATGCTTCTTCTCTTCTGCTTTATGCTCCGCTAAGTTTGGGAAGAAGAGATGTACGGAGCTGATCAGCAGATGTGATTCTTGTCGTGATCTCTACTTTTTTGAAGATAATCACTGCTCGTCCTGCCATAAAACCTACACCGCATATGACAAGAGTTTTAATTTCTCCGAGCATGTCGTGCAGTGTGAAGGGATTAAAGGAAGCCTCCAGAGTCTCGAATATCCTCCTCCAAGGATAAGATTGCTCAAGGCTCTCTTAGCTCAAGTTGAG GTTTCTGTCCCTTCTGAAGCCCTTCAACCTTTTTGGTCAGATGATTATCGCAAATCTTGGGGAATGAAGCTATATATGTCATCTTCGGCAGAAGACCTTCTTCAG GTGCTGACACTACTAGAAGGAGCGATAAAGAGGGATTTCTTGTCATCGCATTTTGAGACTACCGGTGAATTATTGGCCTCTGGTAATGTTGACGGGTACATTGTCAATGATGTCTCCACTTTTGGTTCTATAACCATGCTTCCATGGATACCCCAAACAACATCGGCTGTGGCGTTACGGCTAATGGAACTTGATTCGGCTATTTCATACCTGCCAGATcagaaagaaaaagattcagAGCCTAGGCACTTTCTG AAACTTCATTCCAAGTACACTGTTGTGAGAAATGTCCCAGAGGATGAGCTTGCTGCTGTGGATCAACAGGAAGATGCGTGGAATGACAGGGGGAGTGATCTTGGCTTAGTTTCCATACGTGGTAGTAATGGCCGTGGGGGTCGGGGGAGAACCCGTGGTGGAAAATCCCAAAGGAGGGTTGTTGGTTCTCGAGTTGGCGAACCTAGTAGCAGAAGTGTAGCCTCCAATGAGAGACTTGGTGATGGGCTGGGAGGATGGAAAGGCCGCAGTAGTCGTGGCAAAGGTGGGCGGAAGCGTGGTCGTCGTTCTGTCAGGAAAAGGCAGAAATCTGTCAAGAAGGTGGCACCAGCAGCAACAGCAAGTGTTGGCGTACGAAGTTTACCCGAGCCAATTATCTTCGATAAATCTCCTCCTGGATTTTCTGGACGAGATGAATGGAACGGTGAGGATAGTAGACAGATGATGGCGGACGAGGTTGATGTTAACGATGATAGCAACTCAGAGAGGTCCGACTATGTCGATGATGAGCATGGGCAGGCTTCAGGGGATGAGTACGACGACATGGCCATTGACGACTATGCTGCTGTTTATAATGGCAGGCCAACAACTCATAGTCATTATAATGATGGTGATGAAGAAGATGACGATAACGATAACGATGAAGTtggagatgatgatgatggtgatgaagTGGCAGATGATGTTGATGAAGATGACATGGACGTCGATGGAGGTGAATATGAACAAGGTGATTTAGATGTGGGAGGATATTTGAATGCTGATTCCGATGATGAGATCGTGGGGAACGGagatgatgatcaagatgaCACTTCTGAATCCGCATCAACTGAATATAGTAGTGATGAGTAG
- the LOC130815094 gene encoding homeobox-DDT domain protein RLT2 isoform X1, which produces MMEGGNSDGEKKPPESGGDGGGGGGGTGGSGEPKTKRKMKTPSQLEALEKTYQIASYPSEALRAELSAQLGLSDRQLQMWFCHRRLKDRKPQSSSGGGGGGSSGKRSRKGELLPSVTATVTVAASGTPPLPPPPVVPKDDMLGSELGIEHGSGSGSGSSPYGHMDPRRAYVGRPGVAVPRISGHGRYYEAPQSVSELRAIAFVEAQLGEPLREDGPALGMEFDPLPPGAFGAPIAASLAPQKTAGRTYEVSVYELSDAKSTKQGPSRALHEYQFLPEQPTVRSESYERVSQSLYYGSPSDGPGTKTPPLSSGRSNMHGYDEVPVAYGVQNQLPSLNLMSHQGNVSNHMSSTSGDYEAMTRKSPYVNVGMESSLSTHPISGMASALVPSERRATQEEDAGRLERKRKSEEARIAKEIEAHEKKMRKELERQDILRRKREEQMRKEMERQDRERRKEEERLLREKQREEERYQREQRREMERREKFLLKESIRAEKMKQKEEVRREREAARQKAANDRAVAKRLAKESTELIEDERLELMEIAASRKSLTSILSLDSETLQNLDSFRDMLRRFPPTSVQLKKPFATRPWLGSEENVGNLLMVWRFLITFTDVLGLWPFTLDEFMQAFHDYDPRLLGEIHVALLRTVIKDIEDVARTPSIGLGVNLNSVANPVGGHPQIVEGAYAWGFDIRSWQCNLSPLTWPEVLRQFALAAGFGPKLKKRNVEQGFSREENEGNDGIDVVSNLRNGAAVEKAVAIMRERGYSNPRRSRHRLTPGTVKFAAFHVLSLEGSDGLNILEVADRIQKSGLRDLTTSKTPEASIAAALSRDTKLFERTAPSTYCVRSPYRKDPVDAEAILSSAREKIRVFKIGFADEVEADVDGMGADDVEAYEVEKDDESESDTAEDPEIDDLTAELTPNKEANLSYDMNSCVPRIGSDNGSDLHSRVDKTSNGLVNAGDVLSSAHLESFKEMDNNGCFVEESIDVGGICQEANNTDHEDTDVDESCPGEPWVQGLMEGEYSNLSVEERLNALVALIDVATEGNTVRVALEERLEAATALKKQMWAEAQLDKRRLKEEFLMKTPYATFVPNKSESNMMASAADTGHSPMLSFDKSNNETMMQQKSFFDAHIDNNLNAASSEKNSTTLNFVLGSDNVASQQSVYAAERCRAQLKSYIGHKAEEMYVYRSLPLGQDRRRNRYWQFIASASCNDPGAGRLFVELHNGGWRLIDSEEGFDALLASLDVRGVRECHLHALLRKVELLYKESVRRKGFDTTIDKQNGFSVKAEASEVPFNRESSGGVDSPSSTICASNSEMSEPSSSFKIESGRNSVETKNSLRRYKSFEDWMWKECFFSSALCSAKFGKKRCTELISRCDSCRDLYFFEDNHCSSCHKTYTAYDKSFNFSEHVVQCEGIKGSLQSLEYPPPRIRLLKALLAQVEVSVPSEALQPFWSDDYRKSWGMKLYMSSSAEDLLQVLTLLEGAIKRDFLSSHFETTGELLASGNVDGYIVNDVSTFGSITMLPWIPQTTSAVALRLMELDSAISYLPDQKEKDSEPRHFLKLHSKYTVVRNVPEDELAAVDQQEDAWNDRGSDLGLVSIRGSNGRGGRGRTRGGKSQRRVVGSRVGEPSSRSVASNERLGDGLGGWKGRSSRGKGGRKRGRRSVRKRQKSVKKVAPAATASVGVRSLPEPIIFDKSPPGFSGRDEWNGEDSRQMMADEVDVNDDSNSERSDYVDDEHGQASGDEYDDMAIDDYAAVYNGRPTTHSHYNDGDEEDDDNDNDEVGDDDDGDEVADDVDEDDMDVDGGEYEQGDLDVGGYLNADSDDEIVGNGDDDQDDTSESASTEYSSDE; this is translated from the exons ATGATGGAAGGTGGAAATTCTGATGGGGAAAAGAAACCTCCTGAAAgtggtggtgatggtggtggaggtggaggtggtACTGGTGGGAGTGGGGAGCCTAAAACTAAGAGAAAGATGAAAACCCCTTCTCAACTTGAAGCTCTTGAGAAAACTTATCAGA tTGCATCATACCCTTCAGAAGCTTTAAGGGCAGAACTTTCAGCTCAATTAGGGTTATCTGATCGGCAATTACAGATGTGGTTTTGCCATAGGAGGTTGAAGGATAGGAAACCACAATCATCATCAGGAGGAGGAGGTGGAGGAAGTTCAGGAAAGAGGTCAAGGAAGGGGGAGCTTTTACCGTCTGTTACCGCCACAGTTACGGTTGCTGCATCCGGAACTCCTCCACTTCCACCCCCTCCTGTGGTGCCCAAGGATGATATGCTGGGTAGTGAGTTGGGGATTGAGCATGGTTCCGGGTCTGGATCAGGGTCCAGCCCTTATGGCCATATGGACCCACGTCGTGCTTACGTGGGCCGACCTGGTGTTGCTGTGCCTAGAATTAGTGGGCATGGGAGGTACTATGAGGCTCCTCAATCAGTATCTGAACTAAGGGCCATTGCATTTGTTGAAGCACAGCTTGGGGAGCCACTTAGGGAGGATGGCCCTGCACTTGGGATGGAGTTTGATCCTTTGCCTCCTGGTGCTTTTGGTGCTCCCATTG CAGCATCGCTGGCACCACAAAAAACAGCAGGAAGAACGTATGAGGTTTCTGTGTACGAACTTTCTGATGCTAAATCTACCAAG CAGGGTCCTAGTAGAGCATTACATGAGTATCAGTTTCTTCCTGAGCAGCCAACTGTAAGAAGTGAGTCTTATGAAAGAGTTTCGCAATCTCTCTACTATGGTTCACCTTCTGATGGTCCTGGAACCAAGACGCCTCCTTTATCGAGTGGTCGCTCAAATATGCATGGTTATGACGAAGTGCCTGTGGCGTATGGTGTCCAAAATCAGCTTCCTAGTTTGAACCTGATGTCTCATCAGGGAAATGTGAGTAATCATATGTCGTCTACTTCAGGGGACTATGAAGCCATGACGAGAAAATCTCCCTATGTGAATGTGGGCATGGAATCATCATTAAGTACACATCCAATCTCAGGAATGGCTAGTGCACTTGTGCCATCTGAGAGGCGTGCCACCCAAGAAGAGGACGCTGGAAGACTGGAGAGGAAGCGCAAG AGTGAAGAAGCAAGAATAGCCAAAGAAATTGAAGCTCATGAGAAAAAAATGCGGAAAGAGTTAGAGAGGCAAGATATTCTGAGGAGGAAG AGAGAAGAACAAATGAGAAAGGAAATGGAGCGCCAAGATCGGGAGCGAAGGAAAGAGGAGGAGAGGTTATTGCGTGAAAAGCAGCGGGAAGAGGAACGATATCAGCGGGAGCAAAGACGTGAGATGGAACGTAGGGAGAAATTTTTGTTGAAAGAGTCTATCAGA GCTGAGAAAATGAAGCAAAAGGAAGAAGTACGGAGAGAGAGAGAAGCAGCTAGACAGAAAGCTGCTAATGATCGAGCTGTTGCCAAAAGACTTGCCAAAGAATCGACAGAGCTTATCGAAGATGAGAGATTGGAGCTAATGGAGATAGCTGCATCAAGAAAAAGTTTGACATCCATCTTGTCACTTGACAGTGAAACTTTGCAAAATCTTGATTCTTTTAGAG ATATGCTTCGGCGGTTCCCTCCAACGTCTGTGCAGCTGAAGAAGCCGTTTGCAACACGACCATGGTTGGGTTCTGAAGAAAATGTGGGAAATCTTTTAATG GTTTGGAGATTTCTGATTACATTTACCGATGTTCTTGGATTGTGGCCGTTCACTCTTGATGAGTTTATGCAAGCTTTTCATGATTAT GATCCTCGGTTATTGGGAGAAATTCATGTAGCTCTTCTGAGAACTGTCATCAAGGATATCGAAGATGTTGCTAGAACACCTTCTATTGGACTGGGTGTAAACCTAAACAGTGTGGCTAATCCTGTTGGTGGACATCCTCAGATAGTTGAAGGC GCGTATGCATGGGGTTTTGATATACGCAGCTGGCAGTGCAACTTAAGCCCATTGACATGGCCAGAAGTTCTACGACAGTTTGCTCTAGCTGCAGGTTTCGGGCCAAAACTGAAAAAAAGAAATGTTGAGCAAGGATTTTCTCGGGAGGAGAATGAG GGAAATGACGGTATTGATGTTGTATCTAATTTACGTAATGGCGCAGCAGTTGAAAAGGCTGTTGCTATTATGCGAGAGAGGGGTTACTCTAATCCACGCAGGTCAAGGCACAGACTGACCCCTGGCACGGTCAAATTCGCCGCTTTTCATGTTTTGTCTCTTGAGGGAAGCGATGGTTTAAATATATTGGAAGTTGCTGATAGGATACAG AAATCCGGCCTTCGTGACCTAACCACAAGCAAGACTCCTGAAGCATCAATTGCTGCAGCTTTATCTAGAGACACAAAGCTTTTCGAAAGGACTGCGCCTTCAACATATTGTGTGCGTTCACCCTACAGGAAGGATCCTGTTGATGCAGAAGCCATTCTATCTTCTGCCAGGGAAAAGATTCGGGTATTTAAAATTGGGTTTGCTGATGAAGTTGAGGCAGATGTTGATGGGATGGGGGCTGATGATGTTGAAGCTTATGAGGTTGAGAAAGATGATGAATCAGAAAGTGATACAGCTGAAGATCCCGAGATCGATGATTTGACCGCTGAGCTAACACCAAACAAAGAAGCAAATCTTTCTTATGACATGAatagttgtgtgccaagaattGGGTCAGACAATGGAAGCGATTTACATTCCCGTGTTGATAAAACTTCCAATGGACTTGTAAATGCTGGTGATGTTTTGTCTTCAGCTCATTTGGAAAGCTTTAAGGAGATGGACAACAATGGATGTTTTGTAGAGGAATCCATTGATGTTGGAGGAATTTGCCAAGAGGCGAATAATACTGATCATGAAGACACTGATGTAGATGAAAGTTGTCCCGGTGAACCTTGGGTTCAGGGACTTATGGAAGGGGAATACTCAAATCTAAGCGTCGAAGAGCGCCTTAATGCTCTAGTTGCCCTTATTGATGTGGCTACTGAGGGTAACACAGTTAGAGTTGCTCTAGAG GAGCGTTTGGAAGCAGCAACTGCGCTAAAAAAGCAAATGTGGGCTGAAGCTCAACTGGACAAGCGCCGGTTGAAAGAGGAGTTTCTGATGAAGACGCCTTACGCAACATTTGTCCCtaacaaatcagaatcaaacaTGATGGCATCTGCAGCTGATACTGGGCATAGTCCAATGCTTTCATTTGATAAAAGTAATAATGAAACAATGATGCAGCAAAAGTCCTTCTTTGATGCTCATATTGACAATAATTTAAATGCAGCTTCCTCGGAGAAGAATTCAACAACGCTGAATTTTGTTTTGGGTTCAGACAATGTTGCTTCGCAGCAGTCTGTATATGCTGCGGAGCGGTGTCGTGCTCAATTGAAGTCCTATATTGGACATAAAGCTGAGGAAATGTATGTTTATAGGTCATTGCCTCTTGGTCAAGATCGCCGAAGAAACAGATACTGGCAATTTATTGCATCCGCTTCTTGTAACGATCCTGGTGCTGGCAGGTTATTTGTGGAATTGCATAATGGTGGCTGGAGGCTAATTGATTCTGAAGAG GGTTTTGACGCTCTCTTGGCTTCGCTGGATGTACGTGGGGTGAGGGAATGTCATTTGCATGCATTGTTGCGGAAAGTTGAACTTCTTTATAAGGAGTCTGTTAGAAGGAAAGGATTCGATACTACCATCGATAAACAGAACGGGTTTTCCGTCAAAGCTGAAGCTTCTGAAGTACCATTTAATCGTGAAAGCAGTGGTGGTGTAGATAGCCCTAGTAGTACTATCTGTGCTTCAAACTCTGAGATGTCCGAACCTTCATCATCTTTTAAGATAGAGAGTGGCAGAAACAGTGTTGAAACAAAGAATTCCTTGAGAAGGTACAAAAGTTTTGAAGATTGGATGTGGAAGGAATGCTTCTTCTCTTCTGCTTTATGCTCCGCTAAGTTTGGGAAGAAGAGATGTACGGAGCTGATCAGCAGATGTGATTCTTGTCGTGATCTCTACTTTTTTGAAGATAATCACTGCTCGTCCTGCCATAAAACCTACACCGCATATGACAAGAGTTTTAATTTCTCCGAGCATGTCGTGCAGTGTGAAGGGATTAAAGGAAGCCTCCAGAGTCTCGAATATCCTCCTCCAAGGATAAGATTGCTCAAGGCTCTCTTAGCTCAAGTTGAG GTTTCTGTCCCTTCTGAAGCCCTTCAACCTTTTTGGTCAGATGATTATCGCAAATCTTGGGGAATGAAGCTATATATGTCATCTTCGGCAGAAGACCTTCTTCAG GTGCTGACACTACTAGAAGGAGCGATAAAGAGGGATTTCTTGTCATCGCATTTTGAGACTACCGGTGAATTATTGGCCTCTGGTAATGTTGACGGGTACATTGTCAATGATGTCTCCACTTTTGGTTCTATAACCATGCTTCCATGGATACCCCAAACAACATCGGCTGTGGCGTTACGGCTAATGGAACTTGATTCGGCTATTTCATACCTGCCAGATcagaaagaaaaagattcagAGCCTAGGCACTTTCTG AAACTTCATTCCAAGTACACTGTTGTGAGAAATGTCCCAGAGGATGAGCTTGCTGCTGTGGATCAACAGGAAGATGCGTGGAATGACAGGGGGAGTGATCTTGGCTTAGTTTCCATACGTGGTAGTAATGGCCGTGGGGGTCGGGGGAGAACCCGTGGTGGAAAATCCCAAAGGAGGGTTGTTGGTTCTCGAGTTGGCGAACCTAGTAGCAGAAGTGTAGCCTCCAATGAGAGACTTGGTGATGGGCTGGGAGGATGGAAAGGCCGCAGTAGTCGTGGCAAAGGTGGGCGGAAGCGTGGTCGTCGTTCTGTCAGGAAAAGGCAGAAATCTGTCAAGAAGGTGGCACCAGCAGCAACAGCAAGTGTTGGCGTACGAAGTTTACCCGAGCCAATTATCTTCGATAAATCTCCTCCTGGATTTTCTGGACGAGATGAATGGAACGGTGAGGATAGTAGACAGATGATGGCGGACGAGGTTGATGTTAACGATGATAGCAACTCAGAGAGGTCCGACTATGTCGATGATGAGCATGGGCAGGCTTCAGGGGATGAGTACGACGACATGGCCATTGACGACTATGCTGCTGTTTATAATGGCAGGCCAACAACTCATAGTCATTATAATGATGGTGATGAAGAAGATGACGATAACGATAACGATGAAGTtggagatgatgatgatggtgatgaagTGGCAGATGATGTTGATGAAGATGACATGGACGTCGATGGAGGTGAATATGAACAAGGTGATTTAGATGTGGGAGGATATTTGAATGCTGATTCCGATGATGAGATCGTGGGGAACGGagatgatgatcaagatgaCACTTCTGAATCCGCATCAACTGAATATAGTAGTGATGAGTAG